One genomic segment of Capricornis sumatraensis isolate serow.1 chromosome X, serow.2, whole genome shotgun sequence includes these proteins:
- the LOC138071899 gene encoding melanoma-associated antigen B5-like encodes MPQGQSHILCIHEKRHQARYEPQSHKGVQPTAVMEELPSTSSLLEDKSQSSSATGSDSTSQGSLEAPSTTSTFSTTADPTSDEEDTSQDEEDSRSSSSTENTYGDTLNSMTSLLEQFLLCKYKMKQPVMKEDMLKIIHPRYHHRFAEILKRASEHVEAVVAVDLKEVDSTIHSYDLVSKLNLPNNGRVWDGRGLPKTGLLMTVLGVIFVKGGCATEEDIWKFLNMMRVYAGRKHFIYGEPRKLITRDLVTMKYLEYPHVAHSDPPRYEFLWGPRAHAETSKMKVLEFLAKVNDTVPSAFSSQYEEAL; translated from the coding sequence ATGCCTCAGGGTCAGTCTCATATACTCTGCATCCATGAGAAACGCCACCAGGCCCGATATGAGCCCCAGAGTCACAAGGGAGTTCAGCCCACTGCAGTAATGGAAGAGCTTCCCTCTACCTCTTCTCTTTTAGAAGATAAATCACAGAGCTCATCAGCTACTGGGTCAGATAGCACTTCCCAGGGGTCTTTGGAAGCCCCATCTACTACCAGCACTTTTTCAACTACTGCTGACCCAACATCTGATGAAGAAGATACCAGTCAAGATGAGGAAGATTCACGTTCCTCATCTTCTACCGAAAACACCTACGGTGATACTCTGAACAGCATGACAAGTTTGTTGGAGCAGTTCCTTCTGTgtaagtataaaatgaagcagcccGTCATGAAGGAAGACATGCTGAAGATTATCCACCCAAGATACCATCACCGATTTGCCGAGATTCTCAAGAGAGCCTCTGAACACGTCGAGGCTGTCGTTGCAGTTGACTTGAAGGAAGTTGACTCAACCATCCACTCCTATGACCTCGTCAGCAAACTGAACCTGCCCAACAATGGGAGGGTGTGGGATGGTAGGGGCTTACCTAAGACTGGTCTCTTGATGACAGTTCTGGGTGTGATCTTCGTGAAGGGCGGCTGTGCCACTGAGGaagacatctggaaattcttgaatATGATGCGAGTATATGCTGGGAGAAAACACTTCATCTACGGAGAGCCCAGGAAGCTCATCACCAGAGACTTAGTGACGATGAAGTACCTGGAGTACCCTCATGTTGCCCACAGCGATCCTCCACGTTACGAGTTCCTGTGGGGCCCACGAGCCCATGCTGAAACCAGCAAAATGAAAGTCCTGGAATTTTTGGCAAAAGTCAATGATACGGTCCCAAGTGCCTTCTCATCACAATATGAAGAGGCTTTGTGA